A genome region from Schaalia sp. 19OD2882 includes the following:
- a CDS encoding L,D-transpeptidase family protein — translation MNAKSTSRKVVVAAVLGGAFLVCGGGAAAYAYQYEGKALAGTTVAGTDVSGRTRDQIVAQVQSLADGITVTSDVAGTQSVAKLSDLGVTIDAGATADAALARNTGFVSRIEALVGRQDVPVSVSRDQKALDAYTEKLAASAGPAMKNATVTPGADGVFTVTESAPGKSVDTAALAAALDKAVSSLSAQSVSLEVKDVEPDITTAEAKAAADKANAMSAQEVSVTDGIETYTATAKDKAGWVTIAEKDGTLADPVVDKAKVKAWVEATAEKTNEEPRPGIDNVDASGKVLAKAFPGKDGLKVNNADKVADDLLTAIGAGKAFQGSFDYDKVPPTNETRPVLPGAEKYPYPAHAGEKWIDVDLTKNTLTAYEGLTAVHGPIPINHGSAGNETVTGIFHVYLKYEAQDMGCTPDWPYCAKDVPWVSYFTGSYALHGAPWVGEFGRGSVNGSHGCVNLPVDEAGWIYQWNEIGTPVVSHY, via the coding sequence ATGAACGCCAAATCCACGTCCCGTAAAGTCGTCGTCGCCGCAGTGCTCGGCGGTGCCTTCCTCGTGTGCGGTGGCGGAGCAGCCGCATACGCCTACCAGTACGAGGGCAAGGCCTTGGCGGGAACCACCGTCGCGGGCACCGACGTGTCGGGCAGGACCCGGGACCAGATCGTCGCGCAGGTCCAGTCGCTGGCCGACGGCATCACCGTGACCTCCGATGTGGCGGGCACCCAGTCGGTGGCGAAGCTTTCGGATCTGGGGGTCACCATTGACGCAGGCGCCACCGCGGACGCCGCCTTGGCCAGGAACACGGGTTTCGTCTCCCGCATCGAAGCGCTGGTCGGTCGCCAGGACGTGCCGGTGAGCGTCTCGCGCGATCAGAAGGCGCTGGACGCCTACACGGAAAAGCTTGCCGCCTCCGCCGGCCCCGCCATGAAGAACGCCACCGTCACACCGGGGGCCGACGGAGTCTTCACGGTCACCGAGTCCGCTCCCGGCAAGAGCGTCGACACCGCCGCACTGGCCGCCGCCCTGGACAAGGCCGTGTCCAGCCTGTCCGCGCAGAGCGTCTCCCTCGAGGTCAAGGACGTTGAACCGGACATCACCACTGCGGAGGCCAAGGCGGCCGCCGACAAGGCCAATGCCATGTCCGCCCAGGAGGTCTCGGTGACCGACGGGATCGAGACCTACACGGCCACCGCGAAGGACAAGGCGGGCTGGGTGACCATTGCGGAAAAGGACGGCACCCTGGCGGACCCCGTGGTCGACAAGGCGAAGGTCAAGGCCTGGGTCGAGGCCACTGCGGAGAAGACCAATGAGGAACCGCGCCCCGGCATCGACAATGTGGACGCCTCCGGCAAGGTCCTCGCCAAGGCCTTTCCCGGCAAGGACGGCCTGAAGGTGAACAACGCCGACAAGGTCGCCGATGACCTGCTGACGGCCATCGGCGCCGGCAAGGCCTTCCAGGGCTCCTTCGACTACGACAAGGTCCCGCCGACCAATGAGACGCGCCCGGTCCTGCCCGGCGCGGAGAAGTACCCCTACCCGGCACATGCGGGGGAGAAGTGGATCGACGTCGACCTGACGAAGAACACGCTGACGGCCTATGAGGGCCTGACGGCGGTGCACGGCCCCATTCCCATCAACCACGGCTCAGCGGGCAATGAGACCGTCACCGGCATCTTCCACGTCTACCTCAAGTACGAGGCCCAGGACATGGGATGCACCCCCGACTGGCCGTACTGTGCGAAGGACGTGCCGTGGGTCTCCTACTTCACGGGTTCCTACGCCCTGCACGGAGCCCCGTGGGTCGGAGAATTCGGCCGCGGTTCGGTCAACGGCTCGCACGGCTGCGTGAACCTGCCCGTGGACGAGGCCGGCTGGATCTACCAGTGGAACGAGATCGGCACCCCTGTCGTCTCCCACTACTGA
- a CDS encoding AMP-binding protein: MSDPRVLLVPGGTGIGAVALAHAAIHKIVELRAERLADPDHRAPHTIAVVRDPALVPPSSLRTAAMGLEEAFPADAFPEVVPHLGDPAFWRGVDLVLATSGSTAGRPRLVGLSVEALVASAKATHDVLGGPGKWILALPAHHVGGAMVLVRAAVAEIAPQVVDISAGFSPLDLLPALRGATQDPDLPGYLSLVPVQLRACLEGPDEVLDEMAKLRAILVGGSGLDPTMLRAARERGLAIVQTYGMTETCGGCVYDGRPLPGTSVRTVEVDRTKRLTISGPMLFTRYLDAEAPFLDEGGRRWLVTGDLGRINAGGMVEVLGRADDVIISGGLNIAPAPVRNAVNSMPGVLDSWVLGSPDARWGQVVTAIVVPRAPVAEVDPDSFGQAVRDHVGSLLGRPQAPRRVVVADSLPQLPTGKIDRRALRHFVEDEAAVREWRR; this comes from the coding sequence ATGAGCGACCCACGAGTCCTGCTCGTACCCGGAGGCACCGGCATCGGCGCCGTCGCCCTGGCACACGCCGCCATCCACAAGATCGTCGAGCTTCGCGCGGAGCGCCTTGCCGATCCCGACCACCGTGCGCCCCACACGATCGCGGTCGTACGTGACCCCGCTCTGGTCCCGCCCTCGTCACTGAGGACCGCGGCCATGGGCCTCGAAGAGGCTTTCCCCGCCGACGCCTTCCCCGAGGTCGTCCCCCATCTGGGTGATCCGGCCTTCTGGAGGGGGGTCGACCTGGTCCTGGCCACGTCGGGGTCCACAGCAGGTCGGCCGCGACTGGTGGGCCTGTCGGTCGAGGCGCTCGTGGCCTCGGCCAAGGCCACCCACGACGTCCTCGGCGGCCCCGGGAAGTGGATCCTTGCCCTGCCCGCCCACCACGTCGGTGGCGCCATGGTGCTCGTGCGCGCGGCCGTGGCCGAGATCGCGCCGCAGGTCGTCGACATTTCCGCAGGATTCTCCCCCCTGGACCTGCTGCCCGCCCTGCGCGGCGCCACGCAGGACCCCGATCTTCCCGGCTACCTGTCGCTGGTGCCCGTGCAACTGCGCGCATGTCTGGAAGGCCCTGACGAGGTCCTCGACGAGATGGCGAAACTACGGGCGATCCTCGTCGGCGGCTCCGGCCTGGACCCCACGATGCTCCGCGCCGCCCGCGAGCGCGGTTTGGCGATCGTCCAGACCTACGGGATGACGGAGACCTGCGGCGGCTGCGTCTACGACGGCCGTCCCCTGCCCGGCACCAGCGTGCGCACCGTCGAGGTGGATCGCACGAAGCGCCTGACGATCTCCGGCCCGATGCTCTTCACCCGCTACCTGGACGCCGAGGCGCCCTTCCTCGACGAGGGCGGCCGCCGCTGGCTGGTGACGGGGGACTTGGGGCGGATCAACGCCGGGGGGATGGTCGAGGTCCTTGGCCGGGCCGACGACGTCATCATCTCCGGTGGGCTCAACATCGCCCCCGCGCCGGTGCGCAATGCGGTCAATTCGATGCCCGGGGTCCTGGACTCGTGGGTGCTGGGCAGTCCTGACGCCCGTTGGGGCCAGGTGGTGACGGCGATCGTCGTGCCGCGCGCCCCGGTTGCCGAGGTCGACCCGGATTCCTTCGGGCAGGCCGTGCGCGACCATGTGGGCTCCCTCCTGGGGCGCCCGCAGGCGCCGCGACGGGTCGTCGTGGCCGACTCGCTGCCGCAGTTGCCGACCGGCAAGATCGACCGTCGCGCCCTGCGCCATTTCGTCGAGGACGAGGCCGCCGTCCGGGAGTGGCGCAGATGA
- a CDS encoding 1,4-dihydroxy-2-naphthoate polyprenyltransferase has product MTGSSSSPSSRPSVAAAWVEGARLRTLPAAAAPVLVGTAAAVNLGTWAPGRAALALVVALALQVGVNYSNDYSDGIRGTDEDRVGPPRLTGGGLVPPKVVLAAALGCFAVAGLAGLALLWLSGQWWLAVAGVAAVVAAWFYTGGRTPYGYMGIGVSELMVFVFFGLMACVGTTWTQVPQAPWWLWVAASSLGLLSVAMLMVNNIRDIDTDAVAGKRTLAVRLGRRVSLIVFSGCLALPGLGLFAVVLHACSREAIAMFVTVVWLVMAAVPARLARGARTGSEHVLALKRTGQVMLVWAGIACLALLARAGLALLP; this is encoded by the coding sequence ATGACCGGCTCTTCGTCGTCGCCCTCGTCGAGGCCCTCCGTGGCGGCCGCTTGGGTGGAGGGGGCTCGCCTGCGGACCCTGCCTGCGGCCGCCGCGCCGGTCCTGGTCGGGACGGCCGCCGCCGTGAACCTCGGCACCTGGGCTCCCGGGCGCGCCGCCCTTGCCCTTGTAGTGGCCCTGGCACTGCAGGTGGGGGTCAACTACTCCAATGACTACTCCGACGGGATCCGCGGAACGGACGAGGACCGTGTGGGCCCGCCGCGTCTGACAGGAGGGGGTCTGGTCCCTCCGAAGGTGGTCCTGGCGGCCGCCCTGGGCTGCTTCGCCGTGGCGGGCCTGGCGGGTCTGGCACTGCTGTGGCTGTCGGGCCAGTGGTGGTTGGCGGTGGCGGGAGTGGCCGCCGTGGTGGCCGCGTGGTTCTACACGGGTGGTCGCACCCCTTACGGGTACATGGGCATCGGTGTGTCCGAACTCATGGTGTTCGTCTTCTTCGGGCTCATGGCCTGTGTGGGGACCACATGGACACAGGTGCCGCAGGCCCCGTGGTGGCTGTGGGTCGCCGCGTCCTCGCTGGGATTGCTCTCGGTGGCGATGCTCATGGTCAACAACATCCGTGACATCGACACCGATGCCGTGGCCGGCAAGAGGACCTTGGCGGTGCGTCTCGGGAGACGGGTCTCGCTCATCGTCTTCTCGGGTTGTCTGGCGCTGCCCGGCTTGGGGCTCTTCGCCGTGGTCCTGCACGCATGCAGTCGTGAGGCGATCGCCATGTTCGTCACGGTGGTGTGGCTGGTCATGGCGGCCGTTCCGGCCCGCCTGGCGCGTGGGGCCAGGACCGGGTCCGAACACGTCCTGGCCCTCAAGCGCACGGGCCAGGTCATGCTCGTGTGGGCGGGCATCGCCTGCCTGGCCCTGCTGGCACGGGCCGGATTGGCTCTGCTCCCGTAG
- a CDS encoding phospholipase produces MARVLLVLLWISVTVYAVADWARTPEENTPGRIPRVAWLFIILITAPTFSIGALAWIVVRRVQLAEARQRGEEVDGGSEPLLGGIARSIGKTFTGTDADSASPVAPDDDPEFLFKLQREIQRQRSQGASGRRDQNPESPTETTPESPADETDEAENPDQAQD; encoded by the coding sequence GTGGCCAGAGTCCTCCTTGTCCTCCTGTGGATCTCCGTGACGGTGTACGCCGTCGCCGACTGGGCGCGCACGCCCGAGGAGAACACCCCCGGACGCATTCCCCGCGTGGCGTGGCTCTTCATCATCCTCATCACGGCGCCCACCTTCTCCATCGGCGCTCTGGCGTGGATCGTCGTGCGCCGGGTGCAGCTTGCCGAAGCCCGTCAGCGCGGCGAAGAGGTGGACGGCGGCTCCGAACCGCTGCTCGGAGGAATCGCGCGGAGCATCGGGAAGACCTTCACCGGCACCGATGCGGATTCGGCTTCCCCTGTGGCACCCGATGACGACCCGGAGTTCCTCTTCAAGTTGCAGCGGGAGATCCAACGCCAGCGTTCGCAGGGCGCATCGGGCCGCCGCGACCAGAACCCGGAGTCGCCCACCGAGACGACGCCGGAGTCGCCCGCGGACGAGACGGATGAGGCCGAGAACCCCGACCAGGCCCAGGACTGA
- a CDS encoding beta-galactosidase, producing the protein MDVLALTAPAYGGDWNPEQYFDQWGRAQTLERDITLMREAGVTLVTLGVFAWSRLEPREGRYDLDWMEEVLDRCHEAGIMVDLATGTASPPAWMATDHPDTLPVRRDGVRLCFGSRQQFSPSSATYRRAAVGLATAMARRFGTHPALVMWHVGNEYGCHVRECFSEESRAAFRAWLAQRHGSIEALNCAWGTDFWSQRYTDFSQVDAPGEMPTFHNPAQALDWLRFNDHQLRSLYLAEAEAIRAHSSAPVMTNLMGAFPALDYRRWAPHLDLVADDSYPDPADPAAAHELAFAGDLMRGLAGGGSWMLMEQAPSAVQWRARNSPKRPGQFLLWSLARLAHGADALLQFQWRQSSAGSETFHSGMVPHAGADSRTWSEVVHTGQVLSRLGEVVGTRVEAEAAVVLDWESQWARHACIGPTEEQGFFTGARAWHRSLWEAGHQVDVVGVEDDLSTYRLVVVPEIFIDRPEFTRKLEQAVAGGAQVVVAGPSGVVDETGRAILGGYLGSLRELLGVSVTDHAALTGPAATAAHEAPQWRRGEAVHRLTRAVGAPGALTWVGLEANSEPLRRALERLGSPAPDLRAGMWAEEVRLLERAPGEGPTAQVVAFFDGRGAGVDLAGRAAVTRRAHEGGGGGAAWYVACDLDALSRAALLDVLAAHARVRPVIAGLPDGVEASRRANVLFLLNHGDRAVELGGIVGTDLVSGAECTGHVLLTPRSGMVVRQR; encoded by the coding sequence ATGGATGTCCTTGCCCTGACGGCCCCCGCCTACGGGGGCGACTGGAATCCCGAGCAGTACTTCGACCAGTGGGGCCGGGCCCAGACCCTGGAACGCGACATCACCCTCATGCGCGAGGCCGGCGTCACCCTGGTCACCCTGGGAGTCTTCGCATGGTCGCGACTCGAACCGCGCGAAGGGCGCTACGACCTGGACTGGATGGAAGAGGTCCTCGACCGCTGCCACGAGGCCGGGATCATGGTGGACCTGGCCACCGGCACGGCCTCGCCGCCCGCGTGGATGGCCACCGACCATCCCGACACGCTGCCCGTGCGCCGAGACGGGGTGCGCCTGTGCTTCGGGTCGCGTCAACAGTTCTCACCCTCCTCGGCCACCTATCGACGCGCCGCAGTGGGGCTGGCCACCGCAATGGCCCGACGTTTCGGGACCCACCCGGCGCTCGTCATGTGGCACGTGGGCAACGAGTACGGCTGTCACGTGCGCGAATGCTTCTCCGAGGAATCCCGCGCCGCCTTCCGCGCGTGGTTGGCCCAGCGCCACGGAAGCATCGAGGCCCTCAACTGCGCATGGGGCACCGACTTCTGGTCGCAGCGTTACACGGACTTCTCCCAGGTGGACGCCCCCGGTGAGATGCCCACCTTCCACAATCCCGCTCAGGCACTGGACTGGCTGCGCTTCAACGACCACCAGTTGCGCAGCCTGTACCTGGCCGAGGCCGAAGCGATCCGCGCCCACTCCTCGGCGCCCGTGATGACGAACCTCATGGGCGCCTTCCCCGCCCTGGACTACCGGCGTTGGGCACCCCACCTCGACCTGGTCGCCGACGACTCCTACCCGGACCCCGCCGACCCGGCAGCCGCCCACGAACTGGCCTTCGCGGGAGACCTCATGAGGGGCCTGGCCGGCGGCGGGTCGTGGATGCTCATGGAACAGGCGCCCTCAGCCGTCCAGTGGAGGGCACGCAACAGCCCGAAGCGTCCCGGGCAGTTCCTCCTGTGGTCCTTGGCGCGACTTGCCCATGGCGCCGACGCCCTCCTCCAGTTCCAGTGGCGTCAGAGCAGTGCCGGCTCGGAGACCTTCCACTCCGGCATGGTTCCCCATGCGGGAGCCGACTCGCGCACCTGGAGCGAGGTCGTGCACACCGGGCAGGTTCTGTCGCGCCTGGGCGAGGTCGTCGGCACCCGCGTCGAGGCCGAAGCCGCCGTGGTCCTGGACTGGGAGTCGCAGTGGGCGCGCCATGCGTGCATCGGGCCGACCGAGGAGCAGGGGTTCTTCACCGGTGCGCGCGCCTGGCACCGGAGCCTGTGGGAGGCGGGTCACCAAGTCGACGTCGTCGGAGTCGAGGACGACCTGTCGACCTACCGCCTGGTCGTCGTGCCGGAGATCTTCATCGACCGCCCGGAGTTCACCCGGAAACTGGAGCAGGCCGTGGCCGGCGGCGCCCAGGTGGTGGTGGCCGGCCCCAGCGGGGTGGTCGACGAGACGGGCAGGGCGATCCTGGGCGGCTACCTCGGGTCGCTGCGAGAACTCCTCGGAGTTTCGGTCACCGACCATGCGGCCCTCACGGGCCCCGCAGCCACAGCCGCCCACGAGGCACCCCAGTGGCGCCGCGGCGAGGCCGTCCACCGGCTCACTCGCGCCGTCGGCGCACCCGGCGCGCTCACATGGGTGGGGTTGGAGGCAAACTCCGAGCCGCTGCGCCGCGCCCTGGAACGCCTGGGCTCACCCGCCCCGGACCTGCGCGCAGGCATGTGGGCAGAGGAAGTCCGCCTGCTGGAGCGGGCCCCGGGCGAAGGACCCACGGCCCAGGTCGTCGCCTTCTTCGACGGGCGTGGGGCAGGGGTGGACCTGGCGGGTCGTGCCGCCGTCACGCGGCGTGCACACGAGGGCGGGGGTGGCGGGGCCGCCTGGTACGTGGCCTGTGACCTGGACGCCCTCTCACGGGCGGCCCTCCTGGACGTCCTCGCCGCCCATGCGCGTGTGCGGCCCGTCATCGCCGGGCTGCCCGACGGGGTCGAGGCCTCTCGTCGCGCGAATGTGCTCTTCCTGCTCAACCACGGGGACCGGGCGGTCGAGCTCGGCGGAATCGTGGGCACCGACCTCGTCTCAGGGGCCGAGTGCACGGGGCACGTGTTGCTCACTCCCAGGTCGGGGATGGTCGTGCGGCAAAGGTGA
- a CDS encoding DeoR/GlpR family DNA-binding transcription regulator, with protein sequence MKRHERLTALFELISTHETMSVDQLVTSLGVSAATIRRDLDQLAQQQLITRTHGGATTSPTSSDIPLRYKSSARHAREKRRIAVHAASLVSPGEAIALNGGTTTTEVARELALRTDLQSGATTEAVVVVTNAVNIANELAVRPHMRVVLTGGVVRPMSFELIGPLSSHVLDSVAIDALFLGIHALNDEGAFTWDDGEAAVDAHLVARARRVIAVADHTKLGATAFARIAPLSSIDVLVTDDAASAELVARHREAGVRVDLV encoded by the coding sequence ATGAAGCGCCATGAGCGCCTGACGGCACTTTTCGAGCTCATCTCCACCCACGAGACGATGTCCGTCGACCAGCTCGTGACTTCACTGGGGGTCTCGGCGGCGACGATCCGACGCGACCTGGACCAGTTGGCCCAGCAGCAGCTCATCACCCGCACCCACGGCGGGGCGACGACCTCGCCGACCTCGTCGGACATTCCCCTGAGGTACAAGTCCAGTGCCCGCCACGCCCGCGAGAAGCGCCGGATCGCGGTGCACGCCGCGTCCTTGGTCTCCCCCGGCGAGGCGATCGCCCTGAACGGAGGGACCACCACCACCGAGGTGGCCCGCGAACTTGCCCTGCGCACGGATCTGCAGTCGGGTGCGACGACGGAGGCGGTCGTGGTGGTGACCAATGCGGTGAACATTGCCAATGAGTTGGCCGTGCGCCCCCACATGCGGGTGGTGCTCACCGGCGGGGTGGTGCGTCCCATGAGTTTCGAGCTCATCGGCCCGCTGTCGAGTCATGTCCTGGATTCCGTCGCCATCGACGCCCTCTTCCTGGGCATCCACGCCCTCAATGACGAGGGCGCCTTCACGTGGGACGACGGTGAGGCGGCAGTCGATGCCCATCTGGTGGCCAGGGCCCGCAGGGTGATCGCCGTGGCCGACCACACGAAGTTGGGGGCCACGGCCTTCGCACGGATCGCCCCGCTGTCCTCCATCGACGTCCTCGTCACCGATGACGCCGCCTCCGCGGAGCTGGTGGCCCGCCACAGGGAGGCAGGGGTCCGGGTCGACCTGGTCTGA
- a CDS encoding 1,4-dihydroxy-2-naphthoyl-CoA synthase yields the protein MSALDFVSDTFDPSRWREVAGFDFSDITYHRGVSRGPDLDGRPAGEDVPVVRIAFDRPRIRNAFRPRTVDELHRALDHARMTSDVGAVILTGNGPSPTDGGYAFCSGGDQRVRGSDGYRYEVEGADAQAGIAQRREQVDPARAGRLHILEVQRLIRTMPKVVIAAIPGWAAGGGHSLNVVADLSVASLEHAAFMQTDANVGSFDAGYGSALLARQCGDKRAREIFFLAERYDAATAERWGVVNRAVPHAELEEVALQWARTISTKSPQAIRMLKFAFNLADDGLAGQQVFAGEATRMAYMTAEAQEGRDAFLEHRQPDWSEHPYYF from the coding sequence ATGAGCGCACTGGACTTCGTCTCCGACACCTTCGACCCTTCCCGTTGGCGCGAGGTCGCGGGTTTCGACTTCTCCGACATCACCTACCACCGGGGAGTCTCACGCGGCCCGGACCTGGACGGGCGCCCCGCGGGCGAGGACGTGCCGGTGGTGCGCATCGCCTTTGACCGGCCGCGGATCCGAAACGCCTTCCGCCCCCGGACGGTCGACGAGCTCCACCGGGCACTCGACCATGCGCGCATGACCAGTGACGTGGGCGCGGTGATCCTGACCGGCAACGGCCCCTCCCCCACGGATGGCGGGTACGCCTTCTGTTCCGGCGGGGACCAGCGGGTGCGGGGCAGTGACGGCTACAGGTACGAGGTCGAGGGCGCCGACGCCCAGGCCGGGATCGCCCAGCGGCGCGAGCAGGTGGACCCGGCAAGAGCGGGTCGCCTGCACATCCTGGAGGTCCAGCGCCTCATCCGCACCATGCCGAAGGTCGTCATTGCAGCAATTCCGGGATGGGCCGCCGGCGGCGGGCACTCCCTCAATGTCGTCGCCGATCTGTCGGTGGCCTCCCTCGAACATGCCGCTTTCATGCAGACCGATGCCAATGTCGGCTCCTTCGACGCGGGCTACGGGTCGGCGCTGCTGGCCCGCCAGTGCGGAGACAAGCGGGCCCGGGAGATCTTCTTCCTCGCGGAGCGTTACGACGCGGCCACCGCCGAGAGGTGGGGCGTGGTCAACAGGGCCGTCCCGCACGCCGAGTTGGAGGAGGTCGCCCTGCAGTGGGCGCGGACGATCTCGACGAAGTCGCCCCAAGCGATCCGCATGCTCAAATTCGCCTTCAACCTTGCTGACGACGGCCTGGCGGGCCAGCAGGTCTTCGCGGGTGAGGCCACCCGCATGGCCTACATGACGGCCGAAGCCCAGGAGGGCCGGGACGCCTTCCTCGAACACCGCCAGCCGGACTGGTCGGAGCACCCCTACTACTTCTGA
- a CDS encoding ABC transporter ATP-binding protein, with the protein MSAIDVRDLHFTWTTEEVLKGIDLVLEPGELLCLLGPNGTGKTTLVENILGSVAPDSGSVRVLGVDPRKAPAAFWSRIGLVQQNWSDHPKWPVREQLEWIRVLHSAAGATRSVEEVLSAVGLADKARSKLSSLSGGQRRRIDFAAALISDPEVLILDEPTTGLDPVSKAEIHDLVADCVDRGAAVVYTTHDLAEAHKIASVITIMRDGRIAVTGTADQILAAHSHCTEVTWVEDGRTHVHSTETPEEFLRELLRREVHELTVTRPTLEDAYLALMKKEQNQ; encoded by the coding sequence ATGAGCGCCATCGACGTGAGGGACCTGCACTTCACGTGGACCACCGAGGAAGTGCTCAAGGGAATCGACCTCGTCCTCGAACCCGGAGAACTCCTGTGCCTCCTGGGACCCAATGGCACGGGCAAGACGACGCTGGTGGAGAACATCCTCGGCTCGGTGGCCCCCGACTCCGGCAGCGTTCGCGTTCTCGGCGTCGATCCACGAAAGGCCCCCGCCGCCTTCTGGAGCCGCATCGGATTGGTCCAACAGAACTGGAGTGACCACCCGAAGTGGCCCGTGCGCGAACAGTTGGAGTGGATCCGGGTCCTGCACAGTGCCGCCGGAGCCACCCGCAGCGTGGAGGAGGTCCTGTCCGCAGTGGGCCTGGCCGACAAGGCCCGCAGCAAACTCTCCAGCCTGTCCGGCGGGCAGCGGCGCCGCATCGACTTCGCGGCCGCACTGATCTCCGACCCGGAGGTCCTCATCCTCGACGAACCGACCACCGGCCTCGACCCCGTCTCCAAGGCGGAGATCCACGACCTCGTCGCCGACTGCGTCGACCGCGGGGCCGCCGTCGTCTACACGACCCACGACCTGGCCGAAGCCCACAAGATCGCCTCGGTCATCACCATCATGCGCGACGGCCGCATCGCGGTCACGGGCACCGCCGACCAGATCCTCGCCGCGCACTCCCACTGCACGGAGGTCACGTGGGTCGAGGACGGCCGCACCCACGTCCACTCCACCGAGACCCCCGAGGAGTTCCTGCGTGAGCTGCTGCGACGCGAGGTCCACGAGCTCACTGTCACCCGGCCGACCCTGGAGGACGCCTACCTGGCCCTCATGAAGAAGGAGCAGAACCAGTGA
- a CDS encoding ABC transporter permease, with protein sequence MIRAVLTAALHQARVDLKPSVLGPSLISLLFPGIVLGILVWVNGPDSKFAHGFGPFLLTGTIGALAALLPLELVSTYYSERVSGTLLRVRTLPHGGLAWSIGRALTHLTTLTITQTGVLVVVLVSFPSLGIGPAQVALTAAVALLASMACAPIGFILGSLVRNVYGMMLSMAVILGLFATSGAFIPLSAMPTWVGVLQALLPFRWASELTRWALLGAAEPAVTASAANVSVSVGAHPLLCVAILAAWAVIGFPVAAQVVRRGFRAETLSTLEKVRSTLRAQSGL encoded by the coding sequence GTGATCCGCGCCGTCCTCACGGCCGCCCTGCACCAGGCGCGCGTCGACCTCAAGCCCTCTGTCCTGGGCCCCTCCCTCATCTCCCTGCTCTTCCCCGGGATTGTCCTGGGCATCCTCGTGTGGGTGAACGGGCCCGACTCGAAATTCGCCCACGGATTCGGCCCCTTCCTGCTCACCGGGACCATCGGCGCCCTGGCGGCCCTGCTGCCCCTGGAACTGGTGAGCACCTACTACTCCGAGCGCGTCTCCGGCACGCTGCTGCGGGTACGGACCCTACCGCACGGGGGACTCGCCTGGTCCATCGGCAGGGCCCTCACCCATCTGACGACCCTGACGATCACGCAGACCGGGGTGCTCGTCGTCGTCCTCGTCTCCTTCCCCTCCCTGGGGATCGGCCCCGCCCAGGTGGCCCTGACCGCGGCGGTGGCGCTGCTGGCCAGCATGGCGTGCGCGCCCATCGGTTTCATCCTGGGCTCACTGGTGCGCAACGTGTACGGGATGATGCTGTCCATGGCGGTCATCCTCGGCCTGTTCGCCACCTCCGGGGCCTTCATCCCGCTGAGTGCCATGCCCACGTGGGTGGGAGTCCTGCAAGCGCTCCTGCCCTTCCGGTGGGCGTCGGAACTCACGCGCTGGGCACTGCTGGGCGCCGCCGAACCCGCAGTCACGGCGAGTGCGGCGAATGTGTCGGTCAGCGTCGGCGCCCACCCGCTGTTGTGCGTGGCGATCCTGGCGGCGTGGGCGGTCATCGGCTTCCCCGTGGCCGCCCAAGTGGTGCGCAGGGGCTTCCGAGCGGAGACGCTGAGTACCCTTGAGAAGGTCCGCTCCACCCTCCGAGCACAGTCAGGACTCTGA
- a CDS encoding helix-turn-helix transcriptional regulator encodes MADDLVHNRIAVLRADRKVSRKQLADALGVHYQTVGYLERGEYSPSLALALRIARFFEVPVESVFSLEQFPRLS; translated from the coding sequence ATGGCCGACGACCTGGTGCACAACCGCATCGCCGTCCTGCGCGCAGACCGCAAGGTCTCGCGCAAGCAGCTGGCGGATGCGCTGGGTGTGCACTACCAGACGGTGGGCTACCTGGAGCGTGGCGAGTACTCGCCCTCGCTGGCCCTTGCCCTGCGCATCGCGCGCTTCTTCGAAGTCCCCGTGGAGTCGGTGTTCTCGCTGGAGCAGTTCCCCAGGCTCAGTTGA
- a CDS encoding dihydrofolate reductase family protein: MVLGRVTYQEWAPYWPTVTDGEDAGFADFINSTPKLVASRTLTPARITWRNCELIDGDMIEALSRLKEGEGGDIAIQGSLSVVRQCLEAGLMDELTLIIHPVVAAKGRGLFDTMATTRLELLSARATRKGNIVATYGPRRELN; this comes from the coding sequence GTGGTCCTGGGGCGTGTCACCTACCAGGAGTGGGCGCCGTACTGGCCGACGGTCACCGATGGCGAGGACGCGGGTTTTGCGGACTTCATCAATTCCACGCCGAAACTGGTGGCCAGCAGGACACTGACCCCGGCACGGATCACGTGGCGGAACTGCGAACTGATCGACGGGGACATGATCGAGGCCCTCTCCCGCCTCAAGGAGGGTGAAGGCGGGGACATCGCCATCCAGGGGTCGCTGTCCGTCGTCCGCCAATGCCTTGAGGCAGGACTGATGGATGAACTCACACTCATCATCCATCCCGTGGTCGCCGCCAAGGGGAGAGGTCTTTTCGACACCATGGCCACGACTCGCCTGGAGCTGCTCAGTGCCCGCGCCACACGCAAGGGCAACATCGTGGCCACCTACGGTCCTAGGCGCGAGCTCAACTGA